Within Enterobacter sp. RHBSTW-00175, the genomic segment AGTTCCGCTACCGGGCGCAGATACGCCCTTCATCAGTGGAAAACCAGGATTACACCTTTAAAACCCCCGGCTGGCCCGGTTACTTCAGCCACCACGCCGAAAACCTGAACGGCCAGCGCAGCCAGTATGAAATCTTCGATTACCCGGGACGCTTCAAGGATGTGCAGCACGGTCAGGACTTTGCCCGCTACCGGGCCGGAGGTTACCGCCGTGATGCTGAGGCAGCGACCTGCGTCACGAACTCCCCGAAACTGTGGCCCGGAAAACGTTTCACCCTGACCGGCCACCCTTCCCCGGCCCTCAACCGGGAATGGCAGGTCACGGGCTGTGTCCTGAAGGGCGAACAGCCTCAGGCCCTGCACGGCAGCCAGGGGGAAGGCACCACGCTCAGAAACACGGTTAACGTCATCCCGGCAGACCGGACCTGGCGTCCCTTCCCGCCACCCAAACCCGCTGTCGATGGTCCGCAGAGCGCCATCGTCACCGGTCCGAAAGGTGAGGAAATCTTCTGTGACGAGCACGGCCGGGTCCGGGTGCGTTTTCACTGGGACCGCTACTGCCCGGGAAACGAGGACAGCTCCTGCTGGATACGGGTATCCCAGGCATGGGCCGGAACCGGCTTCGGCAACCTCGCCATCCCGCGCGTGGGTCAGGAGGTGATAGTCGACTTCCTCAACGGTGACCCGGACCAGCCCATTATCATGGGCCGCACTTATCATCAGGACAACCGCTCGCCGGGCAGTCTCCCGGGAACCAAAACGCAGATGACCATCCGCTCGAAAACCTACAGGGGCAGCGGATTTAACGAACTGCGCTTCGAGGATGCGACAGACCAGGAGCAGGTGTATATCCACGCGCAGAAGAACATGGACACCGAGGTACTGAACAACCGCACCACTGATGTGAAAGTGGACCATACGGAAACCATCGGTAATAACCAGAGCATCACCGTCGGACTCGGGCAGACAGTGAAGGTGGGAAGTAAAAAGAAAAGTGGTCATGACCAGACCGTAACGATAGCTAATGACCAAACAATAACGGTTATTAATGATCGAACGATAGAAGTTACTGAAGGAAATCAAAAGACTGATATCAAAAAAGGAAACCAAGAAATCACTCTTTATGAGGGGGAGCAAACCATAAAAGTGAAGAAAACCATCAGTGTAAATTCTGAAGAAAAAATAGAATTTATTTGTGGAGATTCAAGTATCACATTACTGAAAAATGGTGAAATCACTCTTAAGGGGAAAATAATCACAAACAAAGCAGAAAATGAATATCATGTCAACAGTAAGAAACTATTGGCAGATGGTAGTGAAGAACATTTATTAACAGGTGGTATGTTGAAGTTAAATCCATAAATCAATAAGTTGTTTCATAAGAGAATATAACATGGAGAAGAATGCAGCAAGGCAGACAGCAGACAAAGCTGGGCATGATGGTCCAATCACGACGGGAAGTCCTAATGTTACAACCGGTGGATTCCCGGCTGCAAGAATGGGAGATTCGTTTATTTGTAAGGAGCATGGGCCGGGAGTAATTAGTGAAGGTTCAAAAACAGTTACTATCAACGGAATGCCAGCAGCCAGGTATGGGGATAAGGTCATCTGTGGCAAAGAAGCATTACCACCAACAAAAGGCCCCAAACCACCGGAATATCATTACGCAACATTGGCCAAAAATACAAATGAAGACGGTTCAGTAAAGGTAAAAAATCCAGAAGAATTTCAGATGAATGTGTTGCTGGCCTCATCACAACTATCAGATTCAGATGGGGACGGGAATTTTGATACCGCAAATAATAAAATTGTGTTTGAGGATTTTCAATTAAACCACCAGATGGGTGACAGTGGTGATAATTTAAATCTAGGAGGCACTATTGGTAAGGCTGAAATGGTAGCGGGAACGATATCAAATGAGAAAAATAGTTCCAGTAGTATTAATGCGAAACTGACGGGAGTTTCAGGAAATGTAGGGATTAGTTCAGGGAAAGAAGGAACTGGTGATTATGCGGGAGTAAAAGCTGGAGGGACAATTGGAACAGCAGAAGGAAAGGGGGAAGTTAGCACAACCCATGATAGTGATGAATTAAGTTATGGGGCAAGTTTTGAATTGGGGGCGGAAGCTGCCGTTGCAAAAGGAGAACTTTCAGGGATCATGGAATCAAAATATTTAAAAGTAAAAGGTTCTGCTAGTGGCTCTGCTGGATCGATAGGTGCAGGAATAGGAGCGGGAGTATGGACAGATCTTGATAATATTATGCTAAAGTTTAAATTAACAGGTGAACTGGCGTTCGCACTAGGGTTAAAAGGTGATGTTGAGGTTCAACTTGGACCATTTAGAGCCTGTCAGTAATTCTGTGTAACTGCCAATGTATTAAAGGTGATCGCTCAGGCGGTCACCGAACTCGATAATAAAACGGCTCATTGCCAGCCGCCAGTTCTGGATCGGCATACTCCATTTTTTTGACGCATCCTTGATCGCCAGATAAATAACCTTTCTTACCGAGTCATCCGTCGGGAACACTTTGCGTTTCTTAATCGCAGCCCGGATCACGCTGTTCAGTGATTCGATTGCGTTCGTGGTGTAGATGGCCTTGCGGATATCCGGTGGATAGCTGAACAGCGTATTCAGGTTTTCCCAGTGCGCACGCCAGCTTTTGCTGATTTGCGGATATTTATCGTCCCAGACTCCCGCGAACGCATCCAGCGCCATCAGCGCCGCCTCTTCGGTCGGAGCCTGATAAACTACTTTTAGCCCGCTGGTGACGGCTTTGTAGTCCTTCCAGGATACGTATTTCAGGCTGTTACGCACCATGTGGATGATGCACAGCTGGATGTGAGTCTGCGGGTAAACGCTGTTTATCGCATCCGGGAAGCCCTTCAGACCGTCCACGCAAGCAATCAGGATGTCCTGAAGGCCCCGGTTTTTCAGCTCCGTCAGCACGCTCAGCCAGAACTTTGCACCTTCATTTTCGGCCAGCCACATCCCCAGCAGCTCTTTCTGGCCTTCGGTGTTGATGCCCAGTGCCAGGAACACAGCTTTGTTGATTACGCTGCCATTCTGACGGACTTTGACAACAATGCAGTCCATATAAACAATGGGATACAGCGCATCCAGCTGCCGGTTTTGCCACTCAGTGACCTGCTCTTTTACGGCGTCGGTGACCTTAGATATCAGCGTGGGTGACACATCGGCGTCGTACATCTCTTTGAAGGTGGCAACGATTTCGCGGGTGGTCATGCCTTTGGCGTACAGGGACAAAATCTGGCTGTCCATCTGCGTAATACGCGTCTGGTGCTTCTTAATCAGCTGGGGTTCGAAGGTATTTTCACGGTCACGCGGCGTGTTCAGTTCGATCTCGCCATCATCGCATAGCAGCGTTTTTGACGAGTAGCCATTGCGGGTGTTTGAGCCTGTTTTGGGCGCATTTTTCTCATGCCCGAGGTGGTCAGTCAGTTCCGCATTGAGCGCCGTTTCGACGGTAAGCTTCGTCAACATGCGGGAAAAAGCATTGAGATCGGCTTCGGTTTTAAGGCCCTTAGCCAGTTCAGCTGCCAGTGCTTTGAGTTTCTTTTCGTCCATAATTTGCCTGTCTCCGTTGTTGGAGTGAACATATCAAAAACAGGCAGATACACAATTTAAATTACAGCCTCACCATTTACTGAAATTCCTGTTCAAGAACTATTGGGGTTATCCAGTTCCAAATCTGGTATAGTGCTATCGGGTGCACCGACTATCATCATTGGTGGGTAATATGAAAAAAAACTTTTTATATTAAAATCTTTTTTGCCATTATACAACAATATTGTGTTTAGGTTTTTTTTAGGTATAACCCTGTATTGCTTGTCAGCTTATATAATACTTCATTACGTTCGAGACATGTTATCATTCAAAATAATAGCATTAATGGGGGTTTATGCTGGGATTTATTATACATTTTTTTCGATGCTCGATAGTGGCATTGAAAGAATAGCTTCATTTCAAAAACAATAAAGACAACATCAATAAGCAACCTATAAGATGGTTTTTGTTGCATAAAGGAGACGTGTCCAGATATATTAAGGTAGTAGTTAATATTTTATTTGTATATATTTGCTTTGATGTATTGATTAGATCTTACATTAATTAAATACAGATAACATAGAGGTGCAACCACTCAGAACTCATTAAAGAACGGTAATTATCGGTAGATAGCATATAAGCGTAGTAGATTCATTTGAAATTTATCTTTAGTTTTTAGAACAGGCTATATAACCAATGCGTTTATATAGGAATAAAATCTTCAGAATTATACTTGGTATTGTTTTATGCTTCTTTTTTATTAAGATAGCCTTATATATAGGAAGAACATACTGGGGTACAATAATGTTCCTGTCTGGTGCATATTTATTTTTTTCTATACGTTTTTTAGTATCATTGACAATGGGATTGAAAAAGCTGTGAATTCTCATGGAAAATACAATAAAGAAAATATTAACCGACAACCATTGAGTTTTTTATGAAAAACAAAAAATGATAGCTAAAACATATAAATTACCATTTAATCTATTATTTGCATATTGCGTGATTAAATATACAATTAATACATTTTTTTAACCTGACTGACGAGGTGAATCGGTATTCAGCTTGTGATAATGTTGATTATGTGGTCGGAAGGATACATGGGAATTCAACCCAGACCTTTTGCACACCCGCCTATTGGTAGTTCTGGGAGCGTTCTTTGTGGTTTAGGAAACGTGATCATAGGGGGATAAAATGAAACAATATGGTAAGGGATATAAAATATTATTTGGAATAATTAGTTTTTCATCGTTTATTTATTTCAGAGTGCAGTTAGGTTATTATCCACGACCCCCCACTTTTATCAGACATATGCTTTTTTATTTTCCGACTATTTATTTTATTATCTTTTCCTTGATTGAATCAGGTGTTGGAAGAGTAACTTCCTTTCATCAAGAGCATAATCAGCAAAACATTCATAGGCAACCACTTAAATACTTTATCAAGAATAAAATCCTGATAATTGGCGGATATAAATTTATATTTAACCTGGAATATTTATTGATTGCTTTCCTTGTGTTAAAACACTATATATCAAAATAATTCGAGAGTATTATGAAGGAAAACAGCAGTAGTGAGATCCTTTTCCCTGAGATAATCACATTTAGTTCCGATTATCAACAGAAACAGTTATGGCGTTGTCGTTATACTTCTACTAGCTCAAGGAGTCTACATTATAAAATACTACTCCCACTAAATGTCAAACCTGTCAATATAGAGCCTAAACCTATCAAAGGACTTCATGGTTTCTATACTATTGGTTGTTATAAAACAGTCCCTGAGTCTGAGTTTCCATTTATGGAGACAGAAGTTATTTATGAGTACATAACGAATGATATCGATGCCAGTGACTGGATTGATTACATATTGCCCCTTCTTGAGGAAGAAGTCATTCACCGAAAAGATTATTATAGTGTCGGTGGAAAATATTCGGATATTCTAACAAAAAATAATTTTGATGGGGAGATAGTGATATCCAGAATTAGAGTGTTTAAGAATTATGATTTTGAACACAAAGATGCTAATCTGATTATGGTAAAAGCCAGTTGTCCTCTAGTAAGTTATGATTTACTAGCTGAATATCTGCTTCACTGTGTAAAGTTCTTCACTTTAATTAATGATTCTGGATGGCATCTGGCAGAAGAGTTAAAAAGCATAAATATTAACTCACCCACAAGTTATTCATTTTATTATCCTGCATCGTGGCAGTATACTGAACGATATAATCACGAGAAGATGAGTTATCATTCGTTATCGTTGAAAAAGGAAGGGAAAACTCATGGAATTATTGATGGTTACTTTTTATGTCATGATGCGGCAATAGATAAAGAACATATCTACAGCCTGATTGTTAGCAAATTAAAAGAAAACAATCACTCTGAAATTAAAGAAACCCCTCTAAAAAAAATTAAAAATATTTTCAATAAAAATATAACAGAATTATGGACAGGAGAGTTTAAGGTAAATGATGCAAAGAATGGAGAATGCACATTGATTGTCTGTGCAGGCAAAGTTCAGGAAAATTGGTTCTATGTAATTGGATCGCTTACGCAAAAAAAACAAGATTTCAAATTATGGGCTGCGGGAAAGCGAGCGATAGACATTGTGTTAAATTCATTAAATAATTATGAACTAGCCTATGAAGAAAAATTCTATAAGGAATAAGCCACATATTATTACTTACAATTTGTGCAGTTATTGATGGTGCTGAGTGATGGGAAGAAATTCAGGATTTTGGTAATGTGAATCTGGACTGGTTAAAAACGGATGCCAGTACATGACAACAGCACGGGTAGTCAGCGAAGTTAATGCTAAAAAATCCCAGGAGTGCTTTATTAAATGGATGCAGGACTGTAATGTAATAACTAATAGAAAAATTTATTGTCGTTTACGGAAAACTGTCAGATGCTCATATGATAAAAGTCCTCACAGGGGAGCAATTCATATGGTCAGTGCTTTCTCAACAGTTAATTTTGCAGTAATCGAGCAGGTAAAAATAGATTAGAAACAAAATTAAATTACGGCACTCCTGAATTACTTAACATGCTGGATATAAAAGGCAAACTGATAACCACAGATGCAATTGGATACCCGAAGAAATCAAATTTATAAAGATAAACTATGGTTCTATGATGACGTATCTGATTGCGGAAAGGTTGGGGCTAACAGAAATTGCGGTTCGGTGGACAATTCTCAGTCTGAACATCCCATTAATCGAAAAATATCGACCATGGACAGAAAAGGAGAAAAAGATTATTCACACATATTCCCCTCGTGTTGACTGAGTTACTTTGCTGGCATTAATACTGCCGTGGCGTACACGTAGCGCTATATTTCGGATGATGGATAAATCAGGAGTTATCAGAGCAACAAAATGGAAAGAGCAGGAGCATCGGATTCTGGAGTAGTATTATCCCGTTGAGAGGATTGCAATAATGGACAGACTGCCCGGCAGAACGCACTACGCTATCAGGAGTATGGCTAATCAACTGGGAATAAAGCTTATAGGCAGTTGTACGAGTCAACAAAAATTGACACAGGAAGCATGGCAGCTGCTGGACGAGAACTGATCCTCCCCATGTAATGTGGACACGGTACTAAGCGAGGTTCTGGGTTACCAGGCGCACACCTTCAGCCTGCGTGTACGCAAGATGTTCTAATCGTGACTGTAAAACGGGGCCACTAATGGCCCCGTTTTTTTATCCTCAACGTAGCGCAACCCACTTCCACCCCACGCCCATCGTCCCCAGTACAATCGTCACCACCGCCGCCACATGCAGCAAAAAATCCACCGGATGCACCTCTACGGGATGACAAAACGAAAGCAACGTTAACGCCATACAGGCAACGCCCGCTCCCGCCACTGCAAGCGTTCGCAGCGGATACAGCGCCCGGGTTCGGCGCAAATAACCGATTACCAGCACCATCATCGGCACGCTCACCGCCATCATAAAGACATAACAGTTCACCTCATCAGGATGATGGGCCTGCGTATTCGTCTGGCCGAGACTTAACCCCACGCTGCCCAGCCAGAGCACCACCAGCGGCACAAACCATCGCCAGCTCAAGGGTTTTCGCCCGGCGATGCTGAGCAAAAACGCATTACGAATAGCCAGCGTGCCGGTAATAAACACCAGGATTAACTGAAGCACAGCTAACACCGCGCCGGGTTGTGTCCAGTCGGTGGCGACACGCTGAAACATCAGGCTACTCAAGGCACCGCAGGGCAGCGCCATCATCAGCCAGGCAATGACTCTCCTGCTGTTTGTCCAGGGACGATAGACAGGCTTCGCGTCCCGACTCAGCTGTTCAATTAACACCTCATGACTGCCCATGATTCGCTCCCATACGGCGAAGATTGGTTAATGCCCTGTGAAGTAATGATTTCACGGCTGCAATGCTCAGATTATGGCGCGCAGCGGCCTCCGCAAGGCTCATCTCCTGCAAATGGATATGTTCAACAATTTGCCGCTGTCGCGACGGAAGCTGGTCTAATATCCGCGCCAGCTGTTCTTCATTTTCCCGATGTTCCGGATTTTCTACCGTGGCACCGTCATACGCCCTTTCGTCATCCGTTTCTCGTTGCTGATAACGCCCACGGCGGCGCAACGCGTCAACAGCACGCGCCTGCACGATGGCCATCAGCCAGGGAAGAAACGCAAACGCCGGGTCGTAGGTGTGGCGAACCCGATGCACCGTCAGCAGGACATCCTGGATAACATCGTCAACCAGTGCGCTATCGGCAATCTGTCTGCGAACCAGCACCCGGATGGCCGGGACGATGGCCCGCAGCAGTTGCGTATAGGCTTCGCGATCCCCCGCCTGGGCGGAGGCCATTAGCGCGGGCCAGCGCTCACGCGGGGCGAGATCGTTATCCATAGTCCGCCACGATATTGTTACCTCATGCTTTTTTACCGGATGCCTGATTCAGGGCATTCACCACAATCGACGGCGTAAGCACCTGCGGCAGCACTTTCGGTGCGCTGCCATCCGCCGGGTAGACCACATACAGCGGCAGCCCGCCCTGCCCAAACGCATTCATCGCATCATCGATATCAGCATTAAATTTAGTTGAATCGGCGACCATATAGACAGTTCCGGTGCGGGAAATCGCCTGTTTCACCGCCTGGGTGGATAACGATGTGCGATCGTTTACCTGGCAGGTAATACACCAGGATGCGGTGAAGTTGACGAAAATGGCTTTGCCGTGACCGCGCATTTCCGCCACAGTCTGTGGCGACCATTTCACCTCGGTAATGTTATCCGCAAGCGGGCTTTCCGGCTGGGCAGTTTGCGTGTGCATAACGCCCGGCAACGGCGTTATCGCCGCCAGAAACAACACCACCGTCACCGCCAGTAGCACTTTATAGCTGTGTCCGGTAAATCGCCTGCGCTGGGCAATACCGTACAGCCACGCGGTAAAACTCACCACCACGGCACAGGCCAGCATCGCCGCCAGCGCGGTGGTTCCCGCCTGCTGCGCCAGAACCCAGACGAGCCAGGCAAAAGCGCCAAACATGGGAAAAGCGAGGCCGCGCTTGAGGATATCCATCCAGGCTCCCGGGCGCGGTAAGCGTTTTGCCATCCCCGGAAAGAGCGAAATCGCGGTAAATGGCGCAGCAAACCCAAGCGCCAGCGCCAGAAAAATGGCCAGCGCCACGACAGGCGGCTGAACCAGCGCGTAACCCACGGCCCCCGCCATAAACGGTGCCGAACAGGGGGTAGCCACCACAATACCCAGTGCGCCAGTTAAGGCTGAACGCACAAACGCACCGCGCCCTTCGGCGTTGATTTCCCCTGCCCGCTGAAGCGACAACCCGACTTCAAACACCCCCAGCAGGTTCAGCGCCGCCCCCAGAATGATCAACGCCAGCGCAGCAATCACCAGCGGTGACTGGAGCTGGAATCCCCAGCCCACCGCCGTTCCTCCGGCGCGCAGTGCCAGCAGCACGGCCGCCAGCGCCATCATGGTAAATATAACGCCAAGCAAAAAGCCCAGCCCTTCCGTACGGGCGCTCGCGCTGTTGCCCTGATGACGTAAAAGCCCCAGCGCCTTCAGCGAAATCACCGGAAAGACGCACGGCATAAAGTTGAGAATAATGCCGCCCGCGAAGGCGGCCAGAATAGCCGTTAGCATAGAAAACCCCGGAGGCTAAGTTACGAGTGCGATTGCGCGTATTTTTTCACGGCATCCATCGTTTTCTGGATATGTTCATCCGGGTTACGGTCGGTGTAACTCAGCAGGATTTTGCCGTCCGGGGCGATAACGTACGAGGTGCGGTCAGACAGAGTTTTGCCATTCATTTGCATCAGCGTTTTATACTCTGCCGCCACTTTTGCTCCTGGGTCGGCCGCCACCGCAAATTTGTCGCGACACTCCAGTTTCGAGAACTCATCCACCTGGTCGACATTCCCGGCGGTCACTCCCACCACGGTTGCCCCGAGTTTTTTAAAGTCATCCGTGGCTTCGGCAAAGGCGTGGGCTTCCAGCGTACAGCCCTTTGTAAATGCCGCCGGGAAGAAATAGAGCACCACCGGCCCTTTCTGTAGCGCCTGCTGCAACGAGAAGGTCAGCGGTTTACCGCCCAGCGCCCCTTGCAGGCTAAAGTCCGGGGCTTTATCCCCCACTTCCAGCGCAGCATGTGCGCTCATGGCAAAAAGAGAAAAGCTCAGTACAGCGGCGGCAGACAACGTTTTCAACGGTTTCATGGTCAGCTCCATCAGGAAAAATGTATTACCTGAAGAGTAGTTCGCTAATGATGTCGAAAAGGTTTCGCTGACCACGAAATTTTATTCATTTAGTGGGGATGGCGCGCAAGCAGGGAGACATACCGCTCCGGGGAAACAACCCCGCGGAGCGGTTAGCATTACTTATTTTTCTCGACAATTAACGGCTCAATGTCGCTCTCTTTTTTCACCACCAGCGTATCGTCCCCGCGCAAACAGGTGCCGCCATAGTTCCCGCCCACGGTAAAGGTACACACCTGAATATACTTGCCATCGACTTTTGGCAGGCACCACAGCTGCTGGTAGATATTTTTACGGTCAGCAAACTTGCCGCTGGATTTGTCCAGCAGTTCATCCTGCGGGCTTATCAGGTCGATGTTGCTGCCGCAGCGCCCGGCAATCGGTTTAGCGGCATAGCCAGTCTGTTTCAGCAGGGCGTTCACCTCAAAATCGGTATCCAGAAGGTAACGGTGGTTCGGGAAGAGCTGCCACAGCACCGGCAGGATCGCCTTGTTGCCAGGAATAACCGTCCACAGCGGCTCGAACACCAGCACTTCCGGGCGCAGCAGCACATCGATCAGGCGCACTTCACCTTCAGGATGCCCGGTGCGGATCGGCACCGCAGCGTATTCGGTTTCGCTCACTTCACGGATTTGCTCAATCGCCGTTTCCCAGGCCCAGGTTTTCCACACGCAGTTCACGTGGCGGCCTTCATTGTCGACCAGTTGCCCGGCGCTGTCCCAGCTTAGCGCGCCAAGTCCGTGCAGGATCCGGGTTTCAAACCCGGCCTGAATGAGCGAGCGCTGGATAAACAGGGCGTGATAATCCTCTTCGATATCGTTGTCCTGCATGATGTGAACAAACGGCCGGGCGTGGCTGTGTTTCCACGCGCCAGTAAGTTCTTCCAGTAGCCCTTCAGCCGGGTTGTGGCCATTCCCGCGATAGCCATTTTTCACCCACTCTTCAAGGATCAACCCGCCCTCGGTGTGGCAGGAAGCGGAATCGGCGTTGTACTCGTATACCTTCAGCCCGCGCTCATCCATACAGAAATCCATACGACCGGTGATCATATGGTGACGACGCCATTGCCAGGAAAGACGCAGACGCGGCCAGAGGATTTTCGGGATGTCGAAAAGCGCCAGTAAGTTATCGTCTTTCAGCACCTTGTCGGTGGCGTGCAGGTACATCAGATGCAGTTCGTTGGTGGCTTTGATAAGTTCCTGCTCGGCGCTTTCAGTGATGGTGAAATACTGGCAGGGATCTTTATTGATAAAGTGACCGTTCGCCTGCACGTAGGCCTTCTGAAGGGCATCGTCTTCGTTGAGCCATTTCCCGTCGAACTGACGTTTGTTTTTCAGCCGCGCACCGCTGATTTTAAGCAACTCGCCGTCGATTTCCGGCTGCGGCAGGCTGTGTTCGGTGTCATCGGTCTGGATCATCCAGCCGAGGATCTCGGTGTCATTGAAGGTGTCATGAAGGGTGTAACACCCGTTCTCAACGCTCAGACGCAGTTCACGCGTCCACTGCTGCCCTAACGGGAGCGGGGAGTGAATAACGTTCTGCTCCGCAATGCGGATCTTATCATCCAGCAGCTGGGTAATAACGGCAACGTGCCCGGTTTCATGGAACTCGCCGCCCTTTTGCCAGATAAGCAACGCCCCGGCCTGCGGCGCGCGTTTTGAGCCATTGGCAAAGGCCTGCAATGGCAAGATGTTATCGTTCACCACTTCGCGCAAAAAGCGCAGAGAGAAGATCTCCCACGCCATGCCGACATCGGTAAAAATCACACCGTAGTTGAGGAACAGGAAACGGCGGGCGAACTCAACACACTGCCACTTGTGGCCCATGTATTCGTTGCTGATATAGCTTCTGAAATCCGCGTCTTCAGGGTAGTTACGTGGATCGAGGCTGCCGTAATTTGAAGAGTAAATCGCCACGCCACCCGGCGCATAACCTAACAACGTCCCGAACGGAGCGTCACTGCTTAACTTTCCTTTACGCATGTATCCAACCTAAAACAGGCAGGCGGCAATTTTTTGAAGGGTTGTTGTCGTCTGCACGTTGTAATTAACCTGACAGAGGTGGATTTATCATACACCTGCGTGGCAAATTATTCGTCGCGACAATAACTAAAAAATTCACAACATCAGGAGTCAACATGAGCTTACAGGCGCAACCGCTTGAATGGGGTCACGGCCCACACACTTTCGAAGTGTTCCTGGAACCAACCTGCCCTTTCTCGGTTAAAACATTCAACAAGTTAAACGCGTTCCTGGAACAGGCGGGTGCAGATAAGGTGACGGTCAAAATCCGTTTACAGTCTCAGCCGTGGCATCTGTTTTCCGGCGTGATTGTGCGCTGCATTCTGGCGGCGTCCACATTGCCGGATGGCAAAGCCGCAGCGCACAAGGTGATGCAGTCCGTGGCCGATCATCGCGAAGAGTTTGAGTTTACCGACCACTGTAGCGGCCCGAATATGCAGGCGACGCCAGAAGAGATCGTCGCGCGCATTGAACGTTACAGCGGGGTACAGGTTGCAGAGGCGTTTGCCCGCCCGGAATTGCAAACCGAGATTAAGTGGCACTGTAAATATGCGCGCCAGAACGGTATTCACGTCTCCCCGACGTTTATGGTCAATGGCCTGGTGCAGGCGGATTTGGGCAGTGGCGATGACGTAGAAGTGTGGGCGAAACGGGTTCTGGGATAGCGTTGTGCAGCCTGTCATGTCGGGTGGCGGCTGCGCCTTACCCGACCTACAAAACACGAAACCCTGTAGGTCGGGTAAGCGAAGCGCCACCCGACACGTTTAAGGCTCAAATCTTAAACAACCAGCACGCCGTAAAATGCCCTGGCGCTATCTCCTGCATCGCGGGCTCCTGCGCCTGACAAACCGGCATGGCATGTGGGCAACGGCTGCAAAACTTACAGCCCGGCAGCGTTGAGGTTGGCCCGGGAATTTCACCGCGCAAAGTCGCTTCTTCGAGGTTACGAATACGCGGGTCCGGCTGCGGCACCGCCGCCAGCAGCGCGCGCGTGTAAGGATGCGCCGGATGCTGATACAGCTCGTTTGCGGGCGCAACCTCCACTAGCTTACCGAG encodes:
- the gss gene encoding bifunctional glutathionylspermidine amidase/synthase, which produces MRKGKLSSDAPFGTLLGYAPGGVAIYSSNYGSLDPRNYPEDADFRSYISNEYMGHKWQCVEFARRFLFLNYGVIFTDVGMAWEIFSLRFLREVVNDNILPLQAFANGSKRAPQAGALLIWQKGGEFHETGHVAVITQLLDDKIRIAEQNVIHSPLPLGQQWTRELRLSVENGCYTLHDTFNDTEILGWMIQTDDTEHSLPQPEIDGELLKISGARLKNKRQFDGKWLNEDDALQKAYVQANGHFINKDPCQYFTITESAEQELIKATNELHLMYLHATDKVLKDDNLLALFDIPKILWPRLRLSWQWRRHHMITGRMDFCMDERGLKVYEYNADSASCHTEGGLILEEWVKNGYRGNGHNPAEGLLEELTGAWKHSHARPFVHIMQDNDIEEDYHALFIQRSLIQAGFETRILHGLGALSWDSAGQLVDNEGRHVNCVWKTWAWETAIEQIREVSETEYAAVPIRTGHPEGEVRLIDVLLRPEVLVFEPLWTVIPGNKAILPVLWQLFPNHRYLLDTDFEVNALLKQTGYAAKPIAGRCGSNIDLISPQDELLDKSSGKFADRKNIYQQLWCLPKVDGKYIQVCTFTVGGNYGGTCLRGDDTLVVKKESDIEPLIVEKNK
- a CDS encoding thioredoxin domain-containing protein, which produces MSLQAQPLEWGHGPHTFEVFLEPTCPFSVKTFNKLNAFLEQAGADKVTVKIRLQSQPWHLFSGVIVRCILAASTLPDGKAAAHKVMQSVADHREEFEFTDHCSGPNMQATPEEIVARIERYSGVQVAEAFARPELQTEIKWHCKYARQNGIHVSPTFMVNGLVQADLGSGDDVEVWAKRVLG